The proteins below are encoded in one region of Telopea speciosissima isolate NSW1024214 ecotype Mountain lineage chromosome 10, Tspe_v1, whole genome shotgun sequence:
- the LOC122643141 gene encoding VQ motif-containing protein 25-like: protein MKEMMKSHTCEPNRISSALAMHRGSHVISKFQPKIRIVHIFAPEIIKTDVANFRELVQRLTGKPTDHKRSNKKQAKSVNREESLISSFKPTKNRDLQDGSQRIKEEEEIEMWGGENSTGFFNGFGDLDSFIQGLSEFPLLPSNSSHMDVLGLGETHLY, encoded by the coding sequence ATGAAAGAGATGATGAAGTCTCACACATGTGAACCCAACAGGATTTCCTCAGCACTAGCCATGCACAGAGGCTCTCACGTAatatcaaaattccagccaaagATCCGAATAGTTCACATATTTGCACCAGAGATCATAAAGACTGATGTTGCCAATTTCAGAGAGCTGGTTCAGAGACTCACTGGGAAGCCAACTGATCACAAACGCAGCAACAAGAAGCAAGCAAAGAGTGTTAACAGAGAAGAATCACTGATTTCTAGCTTCAAACCCACCAAAAACAGAGATCTACAAGATGGGTCTCAGAGaatcaaggaagaagaggaaatagagATGTGGGGAGGTGAGAATTCAACTGGGTTCTTCAATGGGTTTGGAGATTTGGATAGTTTTATTCAAGGTCTCAGTGAATTCCCTTTGCTTCCTTCCAattcttctcacatggatgTGCTTGGACTTGGAGAAACACATCTTTACTAG